atactgtataattgaattttggaaatgattacatctaTCAATTTGGACTTTTGTTCGTAATAGGATGTCTATGGACAAAAAACTTGCTATTAAATATCTCTGAAAACAAGTGAAGAGAAAAGTGTGCAAGAGTCTTGTTCGATATTGACGACCTACGGGTGTGTAAGGTTGGCTCTTTATGATGACTTTTATTATGACTGTTGGACTTTACAACGCTCTAgggttattggaaatgtttggatcacacgAGTGGGAAGGAATCCTATGCAGCCACcactgaaatagaaaaagaaaaaatgctgtGCAGCATTCAAACTCTTCGTACAGTCCTAGTGTGTCCAGGGCTAACCACAAATGGAACACAAATGTCTTTGCAGAACATGCATGTCTCACTTCAAATAATTGTCCTTTTGTTACAAATTAACTCAACGTTCTATAATTTGTTGGCCCAGTGATACGTTTTTGAGTGATATCTGCTCAGAGTTTAGTGTTTCTACTGAGTGCTTTGGTATAACTGATTATTTGTAATTCTGCTTCTTTGTCTTTGTAAACtttccacaaaaaaatatttcaaccaAAGAATGAAAACTATAGTCAATAGATAGTAAATTATGACCATTACTATACCACACCCAGACAATCATTCATGTATCTTTCTGGTCTTTTATTGTCATATATGTCGACTCCCTTGATCATGTGTGTATGAGAgctttttattgtctgtttgtgCTCAAACCTTTGACTTCTCCAGGAAGTTGACTGAAGTAAATGTCTTACTTCTTCCTCGTGTGGAGATACGGCTCCACCATGTCCACAAAGTCTTTGGGTGCTCTGTGTCCGTAGCCTGGCATGTCAACGATGGTGAAAGCTTTGCCCACTCTAAAGAAGTTCATCTTCTTTGTGTGACCCTGAggaggaaagacaaagagagaaagacaatgaGGTCAACTCTGATCAAGaacaacttttttgtttttctttacatataGAACGTAATTCAATGTTATGATTATCTACCATACAGCAGACCATGAATAGggtgtcatttttattattattatagtccCCAAAGAATTTTCAagactgtaaaaaagaaaatgtgagggtcacaaacaatatataacaaggataaaaaaaacaattagtgGAATCAAacttcttaaaggaatagttcagaCTTTTTGAAGTTGGGTTGAGctttctccatagtcagtgttcTACATGCAGTAGATGTCAGCTTGCCCCaggtttggagaaacagacaggagtaccagcacaggaagaaagcaatgtactgctgtgaaAGGGGGCCGCAGCTAAACCTATATTAGAAACCCACAGAATCAATATAAGTTAAAGTGTACGCTGTGTTTAGAATATTTCAACCGCTTAACCTTAACCTCGTAATTTACCTCTCAGAAGACAGTAGTTTCTGGTCTAACGCTGCCTCGTTTGAAaggtgagtttgtttttgttattgtgtgactttgatgttttAAAGGGTAAGTTCGGATTCACCAACATCTCAGAATAACACCAACAAACTGATTGAGGCAgtggtagaccagcaactcaAATGTTCTGGTAAATGACTTCTTTCATCAAAGCCCTCTGGTGGCTATGAAGAGAACATAGATAATGTCAGAAAGGGctgaaaatattcttaatataacgtacacttaaactgatattgattgtttttaaggTGTCTAGAAAAGGTTTGTTTCTGTCCcggtccacagcagaacattactttgctcctgctggttctcctgtctgtttcccCAAACTTCATATACTGTaggtaaaacactgactatggagaagaacctcatacaacctcACTTCAAAAAATACTAACTATCCTTTAAATAGTGACGCAACGAATAAGATGTTTTGTACATAGCATTTACAAGAGGTAACGGCAATATGGGCATcgattttttatcatttaacaaaatatgtcaaactTCTCTATactcgtttttttttgttctcctcaCAACCAGTCACACAAGACCTTTGACTATATAAATGATTAGTCTTCAATGAGAATAGTTAGAAttttgatattaaaatatattcttttttatattaagcAAAATGATAAACCAACACTGTAAAACTGCAGAAATGATGCTATTTAAACAGACAGTTTGGCGTATGCTGTCTTTTGTAATTAATAATTGAAATGAAaccatataaaaagtaaatgcGACCTAGAACGTGTTCAGATCATCAGTAACGTTTGATACTAGGCAGTCTTTGAGACTTGATGCTAAGGATTATATTACCGGGTATTGAAGTTCGACACCCAGCTCTGCCTAAACGGGtttaacttcaaaataaagagCATAAACTACACACTGttatttgtaatttaatgtGTAATTTGGCACTGAAACAGACATACTGGGTGTGGGCTAGGACTACTCACTGGAGTTTTGGAGACTCGGACTTCTAGCTCAGGAGTGAGGGAGAACAGACCTTTGATGAGAGACGACTTGCCCACGTTGCTCCTGCCGATGAAACACAcctgggaacacacacacacacacacacacacacacacacacacacacacacacacacacacacacacacacacacacacacacacacacacagtcttacTATTACTGTGTTAATGGTGTGCTGGAATTTTTTCAGGTTGTTCTCATAAAGGGAACACTTTAACCAGCACACCTGCTCTGACTGTTACGAGCTGCTACGATTGGCTGCTACCAGTTTGCTACTGCAGTACCAATATCCCGCCTAGTCCCACGGGACACGGCTCCGGCTCATCCATCTCTCTGACACACGACAGATGGATGGAGGCTCGAGCTGCCAGTAAGCCACAAATACATCATCCTCTGACAGAGCGGCAGAGTGGGAACTCACTCGGCATGCCAAAGAGTCCGCGTCGTCCCCTCAACACAATGTTCCATTCTGAGCCCTCCGGTGATCACCTCTGTCCATGAGGTTATAAATCTGCTCATTTATTATCAAGTGTCAACTCCTGCTTAGTTATGTATGAGGCTGCAGGAGGGTAAAGAGACATTAGGCTGCATTTTTCACGGGCTGAGGTTCCACGTGCTGGGTCGAGGAAGGGCAATGTGAACCACCACGGGTTTATAAGTCGAACAAACAAGATCATCCTGAGTGTCGTGGTGAGTCGGAGACAGATGTGGGTCGGTTGAATTACTTTGTAATGTGAATGGATTAATAAATCCTCCACATGCTCAGCTGTCGGCATGTTGACAGCAGTGTGGAGGCATtaaatatgctctgaatttcaaatttagcacctCTGCTCATGggaacagagagaacaagaagtcactttaaaaatgaaaactccACTCATAATCTGTACAAAGTTGCTGCACAATTTGATTTTaagttacacatttaaaaaaatgcccaGAAGCTTGCAATCAAAAAGAGAGGATATTTTGTAAATGGATTTACAGCAAACTGTATCAAATGAATGGGTAAATGTGTGAGACATGAGGCACGTTGTTGACTTTGTTCCACTGTCTGCCCCAGCACAACGATTCCCTCCACAAAGAAGCATCTGTCGGCCACAGTATGAAAACGACTTAAATCATACCGCACACCTATTTGTGCCATCTCTAGCTAGGTCAGACCAAAATACAACcctgcattaaaaaacacatgggTTGAATGGGCGTGTTGCTTCAGGTTACTAGTGAGACTTTGGTCCAGTTGGGAGGGACAGATCCATTGGTTTAAAAGATTATCAGCACACTATGAGGcaggattttacaactctgCAAAATGATCACAGCAGCAATAATTATTTCGACGTTTCGAGGTAATTGGCAGGAATACGTGTTCATGTTAAAAAGTAATCTACCAGGAACGTATGCTTGCATgaatgtgattggtcaacgcAGCATCTTGCCAGATTACGTCACAGTGTGTTGCAGCAAGAATTTAGCAAGATTCAACTTTTTTCCCCAGACGACCCTGCGGTTCTTTTCCTCTGCTGCACCGTCACACTGACCTCATTCACATGAATGAAGggagctgcttttttttaaacgcagAGCTAAAGCCAGTCTGAATGCAGCCTTAGTCGTGACATTTTGGCAGCACAGTTGTTAACAGTGTCACTGAGGCTGCCAACTAACCTCGGGGGGTTTCATTGCCGGTACATGGTCCATCCTCTCTGCAGAGATGTAGTAATCAATCTTATGAGACGGAGAAGAGCAGAAGAGCTTCTCtgctttaaccatgtcctccaaACTGGGATGAAAGAGCTGGAACTGTGACCTGTCCACAGacctgaaataaagaaataaaatcaggCTCTTTAAGGAAACATGCACAAATACACGTGAGTCTACTCAATTCAGATCTAACAAAATACACTACCTGTCCAGGTAAGCCTCCAGTGCGCTAAAGGGGTAGAGTAAGTTTTGGACTTTCTTTTGGGGAAGCGCTGTGGCTTTATGAAGCGAGGCAAGTTTATGGACACTCTGCCATGAGACGGAGAAAACCTGTTTCCCAGGCTGAAGCCACAGGGTCAGCCTGAGACAAAACATCCTCCTCTGCAGATCTCAGACCAGCCTGCAGCTTAGAAAAATAACAGTGTGATTAACACCCACAACTTTCATGTAAGCGAGTCCTGAACTAACATAACCCTTCAGCTTTAAGTTTATTCCATTATTATCTCAATTCAAAGTTTGCATGGTGTCTCCACAAACCAAAACACGTGGGAGATCACCACGGACATTACGAATGGAAAAGGACACAAGAGACATACTAAGGAGCTTGTGTTAGTAaccatgtttaaaaaacaccaCTCCGACTTTAAgttctttcataaaaaaaaattccacacATATATAAATGAAGTATAGTTAGCCTACTTGATGCCTCCTTAATACGctgtttataaatgtgtgtcaTTTTGCTGTAGACCTGGTGTTGTCCCTCAACAGTATGGCTAGCAAGCGatcaaaacatgaacatgaacatgtgaCGTGAGCAGTTACAATGCGTTTAAATGAACGACATTTTAAAATACGGGGTAGTTTCAAGACTTACCAAAATTCCAAAAGTATCATTCCTTTAAACTGACATAATTAAACCTGTGTTGACAGCAACTTCctttaaacagtttgttttcaaattgttttcacTGTCCTCCATGATGTGTGCAGCGCTCAAATGAGTCCGACTGAAACTAAGCAACAAGAGTTCCGCTGTTTTTGTTATCACTTATTTGAGTTCTTTATGTAATAAACCaactgaaataaagtaaaataaaatgtatttttttataatatatactCCTCAAAACTGtccagaaacaaaaaaatgcttttatatggtttcttttatttatttacttacttactatatgtttgttttttattttatttttttattggcagTAGCAGCTGCAGTAGGCATTTTTTTGTGTACTAGTGTTCTAATGCTTTCACTGCTTGGAAACATTACTGTAATGTGCCTACTTAATTATTTTGCTAACAAGTTTTTGCACTATAATTCCAGCTGATAAAGCTAATACAATTCAGTTTcaatacagtttattttgtatagcccagaatcacaaattacaaatttgcctcagagggctttacaatctgtacacatgagacatcctctgtccttccctcacatcggcacaggaaaaactcccctaaaaaacccctttaacagggagaaaaaaggaagaaacctatgggagagcgacagaggagggatccttctcccaggatggacagaatgcaatagatgtcatgtgtacagaatgaacagcataacagagatacaacacattcaatgtatatgacataaatgattcatataataagactacttataataacagcagcaattattatagtagaattataattatgaaatagtgatagtaatgtgattaataataataatggaagtagcagtgggtgtcagtcggctcacagcaggaggcacgactacggtccaggtaccacaacgattcatggaaacctgcaaagcgagaaagcaaaaagggcttcagggtggaagtaaagctaatatgcgtaatggtacaggtaatagtaatagtaatgtgactagtaataataatggtggtagcagtcggtgtcagcagggccatagcaggatcATAGAATCTCCCCTCTGCTTAAAATTAAAAACtcacatatttaaaagaaaaacaaagcaataaccTGGGAAGGCAGTGCACTTTTTTGGATGTTTGGCCCTCAAAACCTGTTTTCTCTTTAGTAGTTTTTGTGGTCTAATTTGAGACAGCTccagaaataaaatgtgaacCATTATCTTAACACTTTGGGCCCGCTTTGTTACATCCCAACACCCGGATTATCAGGGGGATATGTCATAATGTAAAAGTGTGAGGCCGTGAGAGTAACAGACAATAGGAAGACACCCTGAGGAGGCTAAAACAAGGTGGTTGCAATTACATCTCTATCCTCTGCTATTCTAAAATTGCATGGGCGATCCAGACATAATTAATGAGGATGAATCCTCTTTTAGATCCAGCAACATTCTTCAAATTGATGCATAGCTGgttaaacacacagaaacattcctgctaatggggggggggggggggggggacgtcTCCCATCCACTGAGGAAGGTACAGTTCTAGCTGTCACACACATCCTCCATCACCCTTTTGGGGGGGATTATTTAGGATTACAAAACTGACGTTCACGTAGAACACGCCAAAGAAACGTCTTCATAAATTTGGTTGGAAGAGGTGGCAGTGATAAGAGCGACTTCAGGCTTCTCTCCCACTCTGCATTCTTTCGCACTGAGCCTCCTGGTAGGAAATGGAGTTTCATCAACAGACAGGAAGGTGGTCAGGTTTCACAGGTTCAGGAGCACAAAGTGGTTAACCTCCTCCTCACAGTAGTTGCTCTCAACATTCCTCCCTACGGGGACAAGAGACCACTTTTAATATTTATCCTGCTTTGATTGATAGTTTGAAAAGCAATTTTTGCTTGAGAGGTTTACAATATTTGGCACACTTTGTGGCTCTCTCACTTTTAGCTATCAGCACTTCAAAATTAATCACAGTTTTGAGAGTCATGGCTCTCCCGGAGCTTGGCGAACCCTTTCCTCTCCACATGGTGGCAGTGCAGACCTGTGAAAGCACCGCACGCCGGTTAAATATCTGCCTTCACCACCTTGTGCCAATCCTTCCCTCAGCTCCATCTGGCTTTTATGACCTGATGTGATTCATAGGAAGTTCACCGAACAAATTAATTCACACGGTATCCAATTACAGCTCTCATATTCTCCCTGTCCTTTTGCGGTGGGGTCTTTTATATTCTCATGTAATGCCCGAGCCTCTTTTCATTCATCACCCATTTAAGAGAATACCATATGAAACGAGTGCCTTATTAAACTAGAGAATTAAATATGTAACTGATTTattccctccatctctgtccGTCTTTCCCGTCTCCTTTATTGCGTGTGTGTCTTGTGCATCGTTAAATGAGTGTTACGCATGTGTTCGGCGGTTAATTAAATAGCTTCAACTGaaataagaagaaaaggaggagtaGTTATGTGCTCCTTGGATTACTTAGCACATTAAAGGCTGGCGGCTGCATTACTTAAACGCTTCATTATTGCACAGGGAGAAGAAGATGAGATGATGTGGAGCTTAACAGGTGAACGTTTTTAGCCGTCAGCCATTTAGAAGGCTTTTAGCACCAGAGAACCCGTGGACAAAAACCTTAAAGAACCTACAcctaagatgttttttttttttaggaggcACTTGTGTGGGAAACAAGACAGTGAGGGATGTACAGCAACAGAAGGGACAAATAAATGATGgaaggagcagggaggaggggaTAAGAGGGACTGACAGGGAACAGAGGGGAGGGCGGCTATGGGTGCTCTCATGACTCCATTGCCCCATCCTTCACTGTAGATCAAATGCCAGACCGATCAATCGTCCACCAAGTAGACATCTATGGCACGGACCGTGATGGCATTTACCTCCCCAGGGTgcatatcaataaaataaaaagaaagatatcATACAAAATTGATGTTTCAAAACAACCTGCACACCCACACCATCAAGCCAGCCtctcaccatcaccatcaccatcatcatcaccatcatcatttgTTCTTTGGCTCCTCAttcgctgtctgtctctctcaaatcccttgttgtgttttttgcctCTCTGTCCGCTGCAGTTCTTTCATTGAGCTTGATTGATGTACGACAGGCAACGTTTGCAGAGCTTAGAGGCACCATGCAGCAGACCCCTAAGagtctttgtggtctttttgaCAATGTAACGCAAGGAACAAGTCCAGCTGCAATGCTGACCAGCCACCCAcccacaaacacccacacacacacacacacacactgatgacgcTCTAATCTGACACTGAATCATCACAGAGCTTGACCCAGGTGACCTTCTCAGACCCATTAAACCGTTCATTTACATGTTAACCACCGAGGCCTGGCCCTATCCCCCCCTCTCCTGCTCAGCCTCCGATACTTCCCGCTTCACCGTGACAGGGGCACAATGGGGCGTGTGCTGCCAGAATACCAAAGTCAAATACCGAAGCTTTTGTTTGTCCAGGGGGATGAAGTACAGAGGAGTTTATCAAGTCAAAAGGTCAAACCATCAATGCGCCTCATGCAAACACCCACAGCTGCCACACACACTCGCGTCAAGGGCAGAAAGACAACTGGAGATTAACACAAGGCTGCATTTGGTCCTTCAGCCCATCTGGCCAGCCCTCCTCAATCTACCCGGTGGTCAGTGTGTGGACTTGTGGACAGTTCTGTTTCTAGAAGCTGTATCATTTAATAACGCCCAAGCCTGCTCCCTCCAGCGTTTCCTCTCTCActactctctctgtgtctgttaaGTAAACAGAATAATCAGAGGAATGGCCtcttgtgaaaaaagaaaaaggctctGTTACAAATGAGGTGAATTGCCCAGCACATCAATAATATTCTGCCTTCTCACCAAACTGAGCtgagactgaaaaaaaactgaccTGTACTGACTCTGCAACATTTAATAAGAATTGCATTAAACTTTAAATCACATGAGATCCCAGTGTTCTACATAAGATCCTACCTGGCCGCCAGCTGTGTCTTTACTTGTTCTTCTCTGTCTAAGCATCTCCCATGAATACAGCATAAATATTTTGGCAGGTGGTGTTTGGAGGATATTAGAGCACAAGCGCCCAGTGCTCAGGGATATCGATTCAGCTTTAGCGGCCAAGAGCCACGGCTCTACTGGCATCGAtaagcagaggagaggaggtggaatgaggaggaggtgacCTTGAGCCAGGAAACAATCCTGACAAATAAACCCCAGGGAAGGAAATGCGgggaaacaaaacactgaagatGTCAGAGTGCAGAGACTTGGGCGTGACGCTGTGAGGTCTACAGAAACACAATGAGGGGGACAACACAGATCAAGAATTTGGAGTATTTGGTGTTCGGAGCAATCTCCTTCCCATTGCTATTtacctctgaggcaaatttgtaatttgtgattctgggctatacaaaataaactgaattgaattgaacttagTAGCAGGGTTCCACTGGGGGAAGACACGTAAATGTCTGTTCAGGGTGGAATTTTAGTGCTGCAAAGatacatgtaaatgtttatGTGCATCTATGCAGAGAAAGTGTGAAACAGGCATCCTTGGAGGCAGGAGGATCACAGAGGAGGCCAGCATAACACCTCATAAATCTCAAAAGGCAACggagcagaaaagaaaaagtgttgacCTTGTATAAgtccaaaataaacaaacaaccacagcagcacatgTTACTGCAGCCTGTTCTCCTAAAAATGATGTTACCCTACATCAAAACTGAAATTGAGTTAATTATGTTTCATGGGAACATATCATCTTtgggattacatttttttttgacgTATCCCAAATACATTTAATCCAAAAACTTATAAATCTGTGTGGGGAAGAGGTCAGGGCGGATGGTCAGGTCAAACACAGGATTAATACACAGGTGTAAGTTGTgtacttattttacaaaatttgtTTTAgaagaattatttatttatcttactAAATTTTTGtaaacctaaccaagaagttttgttCAACCTAAACGTGGTAGTTAAAACATTATAATCTTGATATAATAGTTTGTAGAAATGTTGATGTTATCTAATTCTGGCATGCAGGTTGGGTCAAGTGTTCAGTGGATATTTAACACATGATTTCTTTCAATTCTATCATGCTTGTTAAGAAAACTCATTGGAGACATTGAGAAAAGTTGTCTAATCAATCAAACAATCATTTTGCAAcctagaaagaatgcaggtttaaggcatgTTGTCAGCAGTAAGTCTCGCGAGAGTGTGCGCAAATCTAGGCTAGACCATCTAGATATGACCTTAATGACTCCAGGCTACCTGGCTGAGCTGTGGTGAAGGGTTACTCTATGTCCTGGGAGTCACATGTAGGTTTGTTGCTCAAGCCAAATACCAATACGGGTCTGGTAACACTTGAAAAGAACTAAGCAAAAAGCGTTTAAAGCCAATCTTAAACGGCCATCCGGAAGGATAGGTGAAAAGCCGGCTCGCATAAAGATTTAGGGGGATGAGGACCTATCCTTTCAGGGTGAGACGATATCATTAATGCTAGAACTTCTGTCCTTTAATGATGGCTGTCTTAGACCTCCTTTAGATTCCTGGCATTGTAGCTCATCTGCTTCTTTCTGTACAGTTCTAAGACACACATTATTACAGCTCAAGGGGAAATGGAGCCTAACTGATGTTTACTTGCTCCAACAATAAATAGCATCTGAaacaacaagcacacacatgaTCTTCCTCTTACTGGGTCATATGAAAATACATCCGAGACCAATTAAAAACCACAGGACACCATTTCCTCAGAAGCAACACTGCAGCTCTGTactttgctgctgtaaaaaaaaggaaaactgcaTGCTGAAGAATATGGCACTGGCTCTTGAACTTGTTTATCCATCTGATGAATTCATCCATGTGGAAATGAGGTGTGAAGAAACGGCGGTACGGGCTCGGAGCTGTAATATGCAACTCTGTGAGGTAACCTTTAGATTTTGTGGGTCACGATTCAGGATTTAGACTGCTCCCTCACTCAACAAGACCATTACCGCTGCCAGCACCtcactttctcttctctgtATCCGTTCTTCACTGCATCTCTGCTCTCTATCGCTTCTTTTTgtcgggca
The Anoplopoma fimbria isolate UVic2021 breed Golden Eagle Sablefish chromosome 16, Afim_UVic_2022, whole genome shotgun sequence genome window above contains:
- the gtpbp8 gene encoding GTP-binding protein 8 translates to MFCLRLTLWLQPGKQVFSVSWQSVHKLASLHKATALPQKKVQNLLYPFSALEAYLDRSVDRSQFQLFHPSLEDMVKAEKLFCSSPSHKIDYYISAERMDHVPAMKPPEVCFIGRSNVGKSSLIKGLFSLTPELEVRVSKTPGHTKKMNFFRVGKAFTIVDMPGYGHRAPKDFVDMVEPYLHTRKNLVRTFLLVDGSVGLQKADMIALEMCEEIRRPYVMVVTKIDKCGYGTLLTNLLDLQDVVKTQTTSCFPQPILVSSLQFWGIYLLRCFIAHVTGSIRLTDTSQS